Proteins from one Setaria italica strain Yugu1 chromosome V, Setaria_italica_v2.0, whole genome shotgun sequence genomic window:
- the LOC101780020 gene encoding protein GPR107, protein MKVRTDMYNTNLDGSKDYLSVGMASVPAIYAFFAACYVAFLAGWLYITLYRNRLSAHRIHHLMSGLLVARMLYCISAAEDQHYIRTAGTPHGWDVMFYLFQLVKGVILFAVIALIGTGWSFLKPFLQDKEKKVLMAVIPLQVAANIAAAVVGETGPFLQGWVTWNQIFLFVDVACCCAVLFPVVWSMRSLRESSKTDGKAARTLAKLTLFRQFYVVVIGYLYFTRIIVYALKTITNYKYRWVSVAAEEVATVAFYMFMFYMFRPAERNQYFALDDDEEEAAEMALREEEFEL, encoded by the coding sequence ATGAAGGTCCGCACCGACATGTACAACACCAACCTGGACGGCAGCAAGGATTACCTCTCCGTCGGCATGGCCTCCGTCCCGGCGATCTACGCCTTCTTCGCCGCCTGCTACGTCGCCTTCCTGGCCGGCTGGCTCTACATCACCCTCTACCGCAACCGCCTCTCTGCGCACCGCATCCACCACCTCATGTCCGGCCTGCTCGTCGCCCGTATGCTCTACTGCATCTCTGCGGCCGAGGACCAGCACTACATCCGCACTGCCGGGACACCGCACGGGTGGGATGTCATGTTTTACCTGTTCCAGCTCGTGAAGGGTGTCATCTTGTTCGCTGTGATTGCGCTGATTGGGACCGGGTGGTCGTTCCTGAAGCCATTCCTGCAGGACAAGGAGAAGAAGGTGCTCATGGCGGTAATCCCGCTGCAGGTCGCAGctaacattgctgctgctgtggtCGGTGAGACCGGGCCATTCTTACAGGGATGGGTGACATGGAACCAGATCTTCCTGTTTGTCGATGTTGCTTGCTGCTGCGCTGTGCTCTTCCCAGTTGTGTGGTCGATGCGCTCTCTGCGGGAGTCATCCAAGACAGATGGGAAGGCAGCCAGAACCCTTGCCAAGCTCACGCTCTTCCGCCAGTTCTATGTCGTCGTGATTGGATACTTGTACTTCACCAGGATCATTGTCTATGCCCTCAAGACAATCACCAACTACAAGTACAGATGGGTGAGTGTTGCGGCTGAGGAGGTGGCCACCGTGGCATTCTACATGTTCATGTTCTACATGTTCAGGCCAGCGGAGAGGAACCAGTACTTTGCTCttgatgacgatgaggaggaagcTGCAGAGATGGCGCTCCGTGAGGAGGAGTTTGAGCTCTAG